A part of Candidatus Binatia bacterium genomic DNA contains:
- a CDS encoding 3-hydroxylacyl-ACP dehydratase: MLLERVVAHDDEATVCTVDPRASTLYRGDDGAVPTWVGLEYMAQAVAAHGGLLDRRAGRPPRPGFFLGSRRLAFAADRFDPDLRLEVTAKPVRASRRMMAFDCAVRREGEAEPVVSGVLTVYLLDSFEALVEDFSASG; encoded by the coding sequence GTGCTGCTGGAACGCGTCGTCGCACACGACGACGAGGCAACGGTATGCACGGTGGATCCGCGAGCTTCGACGCTCTACCGCGGCGACGACGGCGCCGTCCCGACCTGGGTCGGCCTCGAATACATGGCCCAGGCCGTAGCGGCCCACGGAGGCCTTCTCGACCGGCGCGCCGGCCGGCCGCCGCGGCCCGGCTTTTTCCTCGGATCGCGCCGTCTTGCCTTCGCAGCAGACCGCTTCGATCCCGACCTCAGGCTCGAAGTCACGGCGAAGCCGGTGCGGGCGAGCCGGCGCATGATGGCGTTCGACTGCGCAGTGCGACGGGAGGGCGAGGCGGAGCCTGTGGTTTCAGGCGTCCTCACGGTCTATCTGTTGGACAGCTTCGAGGCTCTGGTGGAGGATTTTTCCGCCTCCGGCTGA
- a CDS encoding glycosyltransferase family 2 protein produces the protein MTTPAVRICLLIPHYEHSDAIGSLLRRLEPHGLPCVLVDDGSSEHARRILRALAQQHAWVDIVWRETNGGQGAAKRSGYHHAVSRGFTHAVEIDADGQHDTDDIPLFVQAMRDNPSAVVFGEPEFGDDAPSVRVWGRQLSRGLVWLACGSMAVADPLCGYRGMPLVAALEVERTSHTGDRMTHDPEFAVRLYRAGLPILNIPTHVSYPEDGVSHFDMVRDNLELAATYARLLAELPLAAPWILLARRRARELEAADAAAREQLAATPGCAGR, from the coding sequence GTGACAACGCCCGCCGTACGCATCTGCCTGCTGATCCCGCACTACGAGCACTCGGACGCCATCGGCAGCCTTCTGCGAAGGCTCGAGCCCCACGGCCTGCCGTGCGTGCTCGTCGACGACGGCAGCAGCGAGCACGCCCGGCGTATTCTTCGCGCGTTGGCGCAGCAGCATGCGTGGGTGGACATCGTCTGGCGCGAAACCAACGGCGGGCAGGGCGCCGCCAAGCGCAGCGGCTATCATCACGCCGTGTCGCGCGGATTCACGCATGCCGTCGAGATCGATGCCGACGGGCAGCACGACACCGACGACATTCCGCTGTTCGTGCAGGCGATGCGCGACAACCCGTCTGCCGTCGTCTTCGGGGAGCCGGAGTTCGGCGACGATGCTCCGTCGGTCCGCGTCTGGGGTCGCCAGCTCTCGCGCGGCCTCGTCTGGCTCGCCTGCGGATCGATGGCGGTCGCAGATCCACTGTGCGGCTATCGCGGCATGCCTCTTGTCGCCGCGCTCGAAGTCGAGAGGACTTCGCATACCGGCGACCGCATGACCCACGATCCGGAGTTCGCCGTGCGCCTGTATCGCGCGGGACTGCCGATTCTCAACATTCCGACACACGTCTCCTATCCCGAGGACGGCGTGTCCCACTTCGACATGGTCCGCGACAACCTCGAGCTGGCCGCCACGTACGCACGCCTGCTGGCCGAGCTGCCGCTGGCGGCGCCGTGGATCCTCCTGGCGCGGCGCCGGGCGCGGGAGCTGGAGGCCGCCGATGCCGCGGCACGCGAGCAACTGGCCGCGACGCCGGGCTGCGCAGGCCGGTGA